Proteins encoded in a region of the Pigmentiphaga litoralis genome:
- a CDS encoding ABC transporter ATP-binding protein yields MNEIEFRKVGKRFIDRQTSEPRAAVTNVNLSIRRGEVVSLIGPSGCGKSTLLNMGAGLYLPSEGEVYIGGELVTKPVRKVAFMLQKDLLMPWRTIRSNVELGMEIDGAPAAQRHAVAEELLAKCHLKGYEHHYPYQLSGGMRQRAALARTLAVDPQVLLLDEPFSALDAQTKMVLQQDLAKMLFEKQKTALFITHDLVEAIALSDRLLVMSERPGTIIEEIKIDLPFRDNPLERRKLPEIGPLQGRLMELLKVGKESAELH; encoded by the coding sequence ATGAACGAAATCGAATTCCGCAAGGTCGGCAAACGCTTTATCGATCGCCAGACCTCGGAGCCGCGTGCTGCGGTCACCAATGTCAACCTGTCCATTCGCCGCGGCGAAGTGGTCTCCCTTATCGGCCCGTCGGGCTGTGGCAAAAGTACCTTGCTGAACATGGGCGCCGGTCTCTACCTGCCCAGCGAAGGCGAGGTCTACATTGGCGGCGAACTCGTCACCAAGCCGGTCCGCAAGGTCGCCTTCATGTTGCAGAAAGACCTGCTCATGCCCTGGCGCACCATCCGGTCCAACGTTGAACTCGGCATGGAAATCGACGGCGCCCCGGCGGCCCAGCGTCACGCCGTGGCGGAAGAACTGCTGGCCAAGTGCCATCTGAAAGGCTACGAACACCATTACCCGTATCAGCTGTCGGGCGGCATGCGTCAGCGCGCCGCCCTGGCTCGCACCCTGGCGGTGGATCCCCAGGTGCTGCTGCTGGACGAGCCGTTTTCGGCGCTCGATGCGCAGACCAAGATGGTCTTGCAGCAGGATCTGGCCAAGATGCTGTTCGAAAAGCAGAAGACCGCGCTGTTCATTACGCACGATCTGGTCGAAGCCATTGCGCTGTCGGACCGCCTGCTGGTGATGAGCGAGCGTCCGGGCACCATCATCGAAGAAATCAAGATCGACCTGCCGTTCCGCGACAACCCGCTGGAACGCCGCAAGCTGCCCGAGATCGGCCCGCTGCAAGGCCGCCTGATGGAATTGCTGAAGGTCGGCAAGGAAAGCGCCGAACTGCATTGA
- the folE gene encoding GTP cyclohydrolase I FolE, translated as MSLEQHYTAILEGLGEDPTREGLHGTPKRAAKAMQYLCQGYSQNLDEIVNGALFTSDTSEMVLVKNIELYSLCEHHLLPFIGKAHVAYLPNGKVLGLSKVARIVDMFARRLQIQENLSRQIAEAVQQVTGAMGVAVVIEAQHMCMMMRGVEKQNSSMVSSVMLGEFRNNPATRAELLHLIG; from the coding sequence ATGTCATTGGAGCAGCATTACACCGCCATCCTCGAGGGCCTGGGCGAAGACCCGACCCGCGAGGGCCTGCACGGCACGCCCAAGCGGGCGGCCAAGGCCATGCAGTATCTCTGCCAGGGATACTCGCAGAACCTCGATGAGATCGTGAACGGCGCGCTGTTCACATCCGACACCAGCGAGATGGTGCTGGTGAAGAACATCGAGCTGTACTCGCTGTGCGAGCACCATCTGCTGCCGTTCATCGGCAAGGCGCATGTTGCCTATCTGCCCAACGGCAAGGTGCTGGGGCTGTCCAAGGTGGCGCGCATCGTCGACATGTTTGCCCGCCGCCTGCAGATCCAGGAAAACCTGAGCCGCCAGATCGCCGAAGCGGTCCAGCAGGTCACGGGCGCCATGGGCGTTGCCGTGGTGATCGAAGCGCAGCACATGTGCATGATGATGCGCGGCGTCGAAAAACAGAATTCGTCCATGGTCAGCTCGGTCATGCTCGGCGAATTCCGGAACAACCCGGCCACCCGCGCCGAATTGCTGCACCTGATCGGCTGA
- the murI gene encoding glutamate racemase → MDSIREGAAGGDVVVGGAPIGVYDSGVGGLSVLPAIRELLPADDLIYIADAGHLPYGEKSPFYVVERAWRISDYFLSRGVKAIAIPCNTATAAAAAVLRDKHTDLPIIGIEPAVKPAARLTRSGVIGVLATTGTLLSAKFQQLVRREAPGKQVLLKACPGWVDLVEQGASPEDARRIVFEPIDDLLAQGADVLVLGCTHFPFLVDLVRERVGPDFPVLETGLPFALELRRQLLAREPGAAAAAGMSSALSSAVSPGLSLAAASSVRAAVTPLRQASGAAGRIEMWTSGDPTVVQSRVDRLMPGLAPVRRLPEPYC, encoded by the coding sequence ATGGATTCGATACGTGAAGGTGCAGCGGGCGGGGACGTCGTGGTGGGTGGCGCGCCGATCGGCGTCTATGACTCTGGCGTGGGCGGGCTGAGCGTGCTGCCGGCGATTCGCGAACTGCTGCCGGCCGATGACCTGATCTATATCGCCGACGCCGGCCATCTGCCCTACGGCGAGAAGTCGCCGTTCTATGTGGTGGAGCGGGCATGGCGGATCAGCGACTATTTCCTGTCGCGCGGCGTCAAGGCAATCGCCATTCCGTGCAATACCGCAACCGCTGCCGCAGCGGCGGTCTTGCGCGACAAGCACACCGACCTGCCCATCATCGGCATTGAACCCGCGGTCAAGCCGGCGGCACGCCTGACGCGGTCCGGGGTGATCGGGGTGCTGGCCACGACCGGCACCTTACTCAGCGCCAAGTTCCAGCAGTTGGTGCGCCGCGAAGCGCCCGGCAAGCAAGTGCTGCTCAAAGCCTGTCCGGGCTGGGTCGACCTGGTGGAGCAGGGCGCATCACCGGAAGACGCGCGGCGTATCGTGTTCGAACCGATCGACGACCTTCTGGCGCAGGGCGCCGATGTGCTGGTGCTGGGCTGCACGCATTTTCCGTTTCTGGTGGACCTGGTGCGCGAGCGCGTCGGCCCGGACTTTCCGGTACTGGAAACCGGGTTGCCGTTTGCGTTGGAACTGCGGCGGCAACTGCTGGCGCGTGAGCCCGGCGCCGCAGCGGCGGCGGGGATGTCGTCAGCGCTGTCGTCAGCGGTGTCGCCGGGCCTGTCGTTGGCGGCGGCGTCATCGGTCCGGGCGGCTGTGACGCCCCTGCGCCAGGCCTCGGGCGCGGCCGGCCGCATCGAAATGTGGACCAGCGGCGATCCCACGGTCGTGCAATCGCGTGTCGACCGGCTCATGCCGGGACTGGCTCCCGTCCGCCGCCTGCCCGAACCCTATTGTTGA
- the sugE gene encoding quaternary ammonium compound efflux SMR transporter SugE → MAWIILVLAGLLEIVWAIGLKYTEGFTRLWPSVGTLAAMAASVGLLGVAMRTLPVGTSYAVWVGVGAVGTVILGMVLFAEPATPGRLVSVALIVAGIIGLKLAS, encoded by the coding sequence ATGGCGTGGATCATCCTCGTGCTCGCGGGACTGCTCGAGATCGTATGGGCCATCGGCCTCAAATACACCGAAGGGTTCACCCGGTTGTGGCCCAGTGTCGGCACGCTTGCAGCCATGGCGGCCAGCGTGGGCTTGTTGGGCGTGGCAATGCGGACCTTGCCGGTCGGCACGTCGTATGCCGTCTGGGTGGGCGTCGGCGCCGTGGGCACCGTCATTCTTGGCATGGTGCTGTTCGCCGAACCGGCCACCCCGGGCCGCCTCGTCAGCGTGGCGCTGATCGTGGCCGGCATCATCGGCCTGAAGCTGGCGAGCTGA
- a CDS encoding tannase/feruloyl esterase family alpha/beta hydrolase — protein MKHALHEVVRSAVGVGLGVGMVVTLSACSGDDDDAPAPSPTFTQSCSALVGRAVPGGTVTTAEFVAATAGTVTASSFPDHCLARGAMNARTGIDNKPYALGFELRLPVTWNSRFYYQGGSGVDGTLFVATGAYPAGGNTRNALLDGYAVVTTDSGHRAETGVANGSYLFAVDPQARLEYGDQQVPQVTAAAKQLINNFYGKAPDKSYFVGCSNGGRQAMIAAQRYPTLFDGIVAAAPGFRLTQAAVQGSVYQTQLLATIAPTGADGRPDISQSLTDTDLKSISNRILQSCDALDGATDGIVSKLSACQPDPAAWACTAGQTTDCLTPAKAAVVKQIFAGAKTSTGAQIYERWSFDPGIADAGAWRTWFLGSRSPNNALLSIFAGELSHIYTSPPTVTPDLYGYSLTANVDAEYAKTRATTPIYTVSAESFTNAESPNLDAFKARGGKLLMFNGTADPAFSFPDIEAYYRKVQARYGSDNAAESARLFAVPGMAHCSGGSYGTDQFDAFGALVKWVEQGAAPDTMTATARAAAGAPWPGRTRPLCSYPKEAIYKGTGSIESAASFECRAPS, from the coding sequence ATGAAACACGCTCTGCACGAAGTTGTTCGGTCCGCCGTTGGCGTCGGACTCGGCGTCGGTATGGTCGTCACGCTGTCGGCATGTTCCGGCGACGATGATGACGCGCCGGCCCCCTCCCCCACCTTCACTCAATCCTGCTCGGCCCTCGTCGGCCGTGCCGTTCCGGGCGGAACGGTCACCACCGCCGAATTCGTGGCGGCCACGGCGGGCACCGTCACCGCGTCGTCCTTTCCCGATCATTGCCTGGCGCGCGGCGCCATGAATGCGCGCACCGGCATCGACAACAAGCCCTATGCATTGGGCTTCGAACTGCGATTGCCCGTCACGTGGAACAGCCGTTTCTATTACCAGGGCGGCAGCGGCGTCGACGGCACCCTGTTTGTTGCGACCGGTGCCTACCCGGCTGGCGGCAATACGCGCAATGCCTTGCTGGACGGGTATGCCGTCGTCACCACGGACTCGGGCCATCGAGCCGAAACGGGCGTAGCCAACGGATCCTATCTGTTTGCCGTGGACCCGCAGGCGCGTCTGGAATACGGGGATCAGCAGGTGCCGCAAGTCACCGCCGCCGCCAAGCAATTGATCAACAACTTCTATGGCAAGGCGCCGGACAAGTCCTACTTCGTGGGCTGCTCGAACGGCGGCCGCCAGGCCATGATCGCCGCGCAGCGCTACCCCACCTTGTTCGACGGCATCGTTGCCGCGGCACCGGGTTTCCGCCTGACGCAGGCCGCCGTGCAAGGGTCGGTCTACCAGACCCAACTGCTGGCAACCATTGCGCCAACCGGCGCCGATGGACGCCCCGACATCAGCCAGTCCCTGACCGACACCGACCTCAAGAGCATCAGCAATCGCATCCTGCAAAGTTGCGATGCGCTGGATGGCGCCACCGACGGCATCGTCAGCAAGCTCAGCGCATGCCAGCCTGACCCGGCAGCATGGGCGTGCACGGCCGGCCAGACCACGGACTGCCTGACGCCTGCCAAGGCCGCTGTCGTCAAGCAGATCTTTGCCGGCGCCAAGACGTCCACCGGCGCGCAGATCTATGAACGGTGGTCGTTCGATCCGGGCATTGCCGATGCGGGCGCATGGCGCACCTGGTTCCTGGGCAGCCGGTCGCCCAACAATGCGCTGCTCAGCATCTTCGCGGGCGAGCTGTCGCACATCTACACGTCGCCGCCCACGGTGACGCCAGACCTGTACGGCTATTCGCTGACAGCCAATGTCGACGCCGAATACGCCAAGACGCGCGCCACCACGCCGATCTACACCGTGTCGGCCGAGTCCTTCACCAACGCCGAATCGCCCAACCTCGACGCCTTCAAGGCGCGCGGCGGCAAGCTGCTGATGTTCAATGGCACCGCCGACCCGGCGTTCTCGTTCCCGGACATCGAAGCCTATTACCGCAAGGTGCAGGCGCGCTACGGCAGCGACAACGCAGCGGAAAGCGCCAGGCTGTTCGCGGTCCCGGGCATGGCGCATTGCAGTGGCGGCAGCTATGGCACCGACCAGTTCGATGCGTTCGGTGCGCTGGTGAAGTGGGTCGAGCAAGGCGCTGCACCCGACACCATGACCGCCACCGCGCGTGCCGCGGCAGGTGCGCCATGGCCTGGCCGCACCCGTCCGTTGTGCAGCTATCCGAAAGAAGCCATCTACAAGGGCACCGGCAGCATCGAAAGCGCAGCCAGCTTCGAATGCCGCGCGCCAAGCTGA
- a CDS encoding acetoacetate--CoA ligase produces the protein MHEGDELWRPGPDHIAASRLGAFTTWLARSRSLTFADYAALWQWSVDDPDAFWSAVWTFCDVRADGSPDPVLASRDMPGARWFPNTRLNYTEHVFRHAGSASPALLARSEGQPDRTVSWTELERTTGALAASLRALGVQAGDRVVSYMPNTPETVIAFLACASIGAIWSSCSPEMGLSVVVDRFQQIEPKVLFAVDGYRYNGKPYDRNRTVSDLIDALPTLTCVVHVTRNEGTQGGTATAPDWPHLRSWNDLTRDAAPLRFDRLPFDHPLWIVYSSGTTGLPKAMVHGHGGIVLTHLKTHQLQHDVRPGDRFLFLGSTGWIVWNLMVGGLLSGATVVLSDGNPAWPDTQALWRFIDEAAVTHLGCGAAFLIQNMKDGVEPAGTFAALRAINSTGSPLPLEAYAWVYRHVKADLWLASISGGTDIASGFVACAPTLPVNAGEIQCRELGVAACAFNEDGHAVIGEVGELVITQPMPSMPLYFWNDPGNARYLASYFDTWPGMWRHGDWIRFTERGTAVIYGRSDTTINRHGIRMGTAEIYRVVEDLPEVADSLVVDLEYLGRPSYMPLFVVMAQGVSLDESLKARIKDQIRSKASARHVPNDVFAVPAIPRTLTGKKMELPIRKLLLGADPAKVASPDAMANPDSMPLFIEFKTRLDALLNQPQVS, from the coding sequence ATGCACGAAGGCGACGAACTCTGGCGACCGGGTCCTGACCACATCGCGGCCAGCCGCCTTGGGGCCTTCACGACCTGGTTGGCCCGATCGCGCAGCCTGACCTTTGCCGACTACGCGGCCCTGTGGCAATGGTCGGTCGACGACCCCGACGCCTTCTGGTCCGCGGTGTGGACCTTCTGCGATGTGCGCGCCGACGGCTCGCCCGACCCGGTGCTGGCGTCCCGCGACATGCCGGGCGCACGCTGGTTTCCGAACACCCGTCTGAACTACACCGAACACGTTTTCCGCCACGCCGGCAGCGCGTCGCCTGCGCTGCTTGCCCGCAGCGAAGGCCAACCCGACCGCACCGTCAGCTGGACCGAACTGGAACGCACCACGGGCGCATTGGCGGCCAGCCTTCGCGCCCTGGGCGTGCAAGCGGGTGACCGCGTCGTTTCTTACATGCCAAACACGCCCGAGACCGTCATTGCCTTCCTGGCCTGCGCCAGCATCGGCGCGATCTGGTCCAGCTGTTCGCCAGAGATGGGATTGTCGGTGGTCGTTGACCGCTTCCAGCAGATCGAACCCAAGGTCCTGTTCGCTGTCGACGGCTACCGCTACAACGGCAAGCCGTACGACCGGAACCGCACCGTAAGCGATCTGATCGACGCGCTGCCCACCCTGACCTGCGTGGTGCACGTAACGCGCAATGAGGGCACCCAGGGCGGCACGGCCACGGCACCTGACTGGCCACACCTGCGCAGCTGGAATGACCTGACGCGCGATGCCGCGCCGCTGCGCTTCGACCGCCTGCCGTTCGATCACCCGCTGTGGATCGTGTATTCGTCGGGGACGACCGGCCTGCCCAAGGCGATGGTGCATGGGCATGGCGGCATCGTGCTGACGCACCTCAAGACCCATCAGTTGCAACACGACGTGCGGCCGGGGGACCGGTTCCTGTTCCTGGGCAGCACGGGCTGGATCGTCTGGAACCTGATGGTGGGCGGCCTGCTGTCAGGCGCCACCGTGGTGCTGTCGGATGGCAATCCGGCCTGGCCCGACACGCAGGCCCTGTGGCGCTTCATCGACGAAGCGGCCGTCACACATCTGGGATGCGGCGCCGCCTTCCTGATCCAGAACATGAAAGACGGCGTGGAACCGGCGGGCACGTTCGCGGCGCTGCGCGCGATCAATTCGACAGGATCGCCGCTGCCGCTCGAGGCCTATGCCTGGGTCTATCGGCACGTCAAGGCCGACCTGTGGCTGGCGTCGATCAGCGGCGGCACCGACATCGCCTCGGGCTTCGTGGCGTGCGCGCCCACCTTGCCCGTCAACGCCGGCGAAATCCAGTGCCGTGAACTGGGCGTGGCCGCCTGCGCCTTCAACGAAGACGGACATGCCGTGATTGGCGAAGTCGGCGAACTGGTCATCACCCAGCCCATGCCGTCCATGCCGCTGTACTTCTGGAACGATCCGGGCAACGCCCGCTACCTGGCCAGCTACTTCGACACCTGGCCGGGCATGTGGCGGCACGGTGACTGGATCCGCTTTACCGAGCGCGGCACCGCCGTGATCTACGGCCGGTCGGACACCACCATCAACCGGCACGGCATCCGCATGGGCACGGCCGAAATCTACCGGGTGGTGGAAGACCTGCCCGAGGTCGCGGACAGCCTGGTCGTCGACCTTGAATACCTGGGCCGGCCGTCGTACATGCCGCTATTCGTGGTGATGGCGCAGGGCGTGAGCCTGGATGAATCCCTGAAGGCACGCATCAAGGACCAGATCCGCAGCAAGGCGTCGGCGCGGCATGTACCGAACGACGTGTTTGCCGTGCCGGCCATCCCGCGCACCCTGACGGGCAAGAAGATGGAATTGCCGATCCGCAAGCTGCTGCTGGGGGCGGATCCCGCCAAGGTGGCGAGCCCAGATGCCATGGCCAATCCGGACAGCATGCCGCTTTTCATTGAATTCAAGACCCGCCTGGACGCGCTGCTGAACCAGCCCCAGGTGAGCTGA
- a CDS encoding amidohydrolase family protein: MDISNLIAIDMHVHAEVSCRCAPDLFGKEFDDAAEKYFKFQHRPTIPETIARYREARVGLVMFTVDAESNLGRRRIPNEEIAEAALENQDMMRAFASIDPHKGKMGAREARRLIDEYKVAGFKFHPTVQGFFPNDEMAYPLYEVIAEAGLPAIFHSGHSGIGSGMRGGGGLKLKYSNPIHLDDVAADFPDMKIIIAHPSWPWQDEALSVCLHKPNVWIDLSGWSPKYFPKELIHQANTQLKHRMLFGSDFPLITPERWMSDFEAAGFRPEVHPLILKDNASALLGFA; this comes from the coding sequence ATGGATATTTCCAACCTGATTGCCATCGACATGCACGTGCATGCCGAAGTCTCGTGCCGCTGCGCACCCGACCTGTTCGGCAAGGAATTCGACGACGCCGCCGAAAAATACTTCAAGTTCCAGCACCGCCCCACGATCCCGGAAACCATCGCACGCTATCGCGAAGCGCGGGTGGGGCTGGTCATGTTCACGGTCGATGCGGAATCGAATCTGGGCCGGCGGCGCATTCCGAACGAAGAGATCGCCGAAGCCGCGCTCGAGAACCAGGACATGATGCGGGCCTTTGCCAGCATCGATCCGCACAAGGGCAAGATGGGCGCCCGCGAAGCCCGCCGGCTGATCGACGAATACAAGGTGGCCGGCTTCAAGTTCCATCCCACCGTGCAGGGATTTTTCCCGAACGACGAGATGGCCTATCCGCTGTATGAAGTGATTGCCGAAGCCGGCCTGCCAGCCATCTTCCACAGCGGTCATTCGGGCATCGGGTCGGGCATGCGCGGCGGCGGCGGGCTCAAGCTCAAGTACTCCAACCCTATCCATCTGGACGACGTCGCAGCCGATTTCCCCGACATGAAGATCATCATCGCGCACCCGTCGTGGCCCTGGCAGGACGAAGCGCTGTCGGTCTGTCTTCACAAACCGAATGTGTGGATCGACCTGTCGGGCTGGTCGCCCAAGTACTTCCCGAAAGAACTGATCCACCAGGCCAATACCCAGCTCAAGCACCGGATGCTGTTCGGGTCCGACTTCCCGCTCATCACCCCCGAGCGCTGGATGAGCGATTTCGAAGCCGCCGGCTTTCGCCCAGAGGTCCACCCCCTGATCCTGAAAGACAACGCTTCAGCCTTGCTGGGCTTTGCCTGA
- a CDS encoding Bug family tripartite tricarboxylate transporter substrate binding protein translates to MRTFSLSCTPLLVAALTLTASLPLAAQTFPTRPIHIVAPFVPGGPVDIMARILSEKLSTSMGTTVIVENRPGAGGNVGAEYVARAAADGHTLLLASGSILTMNEAIYPTLNFSPSKDLAPITVVGDMPLIVAIHTDVPARTLKEFVSYAEKRETFFSSPGNGTTGHAATALLNTTANTKVTHVPYKGGSESARAVLTGMVTGAIDTPPSLLPHIRTGKVRALAVAGPNRLEQLPDVPTTAEAGMPDLQVLTWFALVAPAATPPQVIERINKEVRQALALDDVKKRFDGMGIRPAGNTPQEFASFAAAERNKWGRIIKQANIRIE, encoded by the coding sequence ATGCGCACCTTTTCCCTGTCCTGCACCCCCTTGCTGGTGGCGGCCCTGACACTGACCGCCAGCCTGCCCCTGGCTGCCCAGACCTTTCCCACCCGGCCCATCCACATCGTGGCGCCGTTCGTGCCGGGCGGCCCGGTCGACATCATGGCGCGGATCCTGTCCGAGAAGCTGTCGACGTCGATGGGCACGACCGTCATCGTCGAAAACCGGCCCGGCGCGGGCGGCAACGTGGGCGCGGAATATGTCGCCCGCGCAGCAGCGGATGGGCACACCTTGCTGCTGGCATCGGGCAGCATCCTGACCATGAACGAGGCCATCTACCCGACACTGAACTTCAGCCCGTCAAAAGACCTGGCGCCGATCACCGTGGTGGGTGACATGCCCCTGATCGTCGCCATCCACACCGACGTGCCGGCCAGGACCCTGAAGGAATTCGTGAGCTACGCCGAAAAGCGCGAGACCTTTTTCAGCTCGCCGGGCAATGGGACCACAGGCCATGCCGCCACCGCGCTCTTGAACACGACGGCCAACACCAAGGTCACGCACGTTCCGTACAAGGGCGGGTCGGAATCGGCGCGGGCCGTGCTGACCGGCATGGTGACCGGCGCCATCGACACGCCGCCGTCCTTGCTGCCGCATATCCGCACCGGCAAGGTGCGTGCGCTGGCAGTCGCCGGCCCCAACCGCCTGGAGCAGTTGCCCGACGTGCCGACCACGGCGGAGGCGGGCATGCCCGATCTGCAGGTTCTGACCTGGTTCGCGCTGGTCGCGCCCGCCGCCACCCCGCCCCAGGTGATCGAACGCATCAACAAGGAAGTGCGGCAAGCCCTGGCCTTGGATGATGTCAAGAAACGTTTCGATGGCATGGGGATACGGCCTGCGGGCAACACCCCGCAAGAGTTCGCCAGCTTCGCGGCGGCCGAACGGAACAAATGGGGTAGGATTATCAAGCAGGCAAACATCCGCATCGAATAA